A window from Plasmodium cynomolgi strain B DNA, chromosome 7, whole genome shotgun sequence encodes these proteins:
- a CDS encoding protein kinase (putative), translating into MQRFNKTNVFQRNQKTKNDFRKMNKASPATYLEDCLLRGVEREDLQKVHEQLVKEEQYDREEIEEGEVEEGGEGGEDEENEEDEENEEGETSLNIPHCSSTNTHRDSRNDFIGGNPPIHGGSGNEYMLNYLNAYINKNIRHSKTPENNNQSNFLTSQSVENMRSGNPTNVTVIDSNKQHMRNFFKDRDKGKPLHDAQAAANLRYMLIPNEKEREENSNWEVHKENSNWEVHKENANWEVHKENSNWEERISNFIHTELESGSVDNRVYVSNRSSLMNGSNCSDQRMKKSHDWGRAAAVMAEDVGNIFVNKFAPGVTGIATGGLRHPSSMRNVQNGPANGRNANGRNANGRNANEPNPNELNPNEPNPNEPNPNNAIECENHKLSPSGNENVSPIERPSECDKPQGIIHNSVGEKSAKWVVPPPSMKEEEEEDPTILSASEKINYDNKKGKESELPPVITNSNQWMRGQGKENYRSFLYVINKRMEIFSKDRNVIAVENMYKPGFQSGNVSLSHNNPMYVSNTDKGPTLGNTKLSSGGREEGPIDNAGLSTVNANCHGGFVHNEPNESYQKTNVKRVQPEQRQHMLQQCYDENATLGGTPGFYSRRGSFAEGGAHPSGLLDYHGGNLSVDTNAMRDLEMLGGQGSSASDNYPYSGSSGNNISNYCDDDPPEMVKLNGVTFSSHVDMLSEELNFIEEGLVGHQKEGGPNNFHFVQKEKKIGSPRGGDYGEHGGVGGNDGLGTPVNIGHPVDVGHPVDVGHPVDVGHPVDVGHPVDVGHPLDHGAHTDMTESQCANYAFEKGVGAVTSTGEEEDSGTNRNSAGANENCSSSRRTSHDHSYNNNDPFNVDAFAGDPFIVDPFRNDPFGSDPFAGDPFFNDQSGKDGLCLNQVGTYSEHNEYYANMHDGDGVGNGDGNDNAIDNAIDSTIDHVNNNATLNDDYVFPSSGKNHHDLEDGVAPQNSQAQFDNGGGYLFAGSSINNRCVSVKEVCKGGNTFASSASGPNHDDFICENLSNDHVETVNASENSCHLHHESDSSDGVGSRGKGSKGSSKGSSNGRRSHDSSTTGGEGDRRLFSNTHSGRAPNFSQRKNANDGHANGGCANDGCANGGRANEEDLLRTAATRESSHFSFNSCVIHVKGDNTPRNESHPVGNPLVSEDQAAVPVAGGGGASCLEDEFPLTRQKIERAVITPIDGGGSDMVGSDRSVECTRGESGTDGKNELTEEMLSRVLEKKGFQNHVKEEVSNKEQHAIGRNSFDDRSFGSNPSRVQKHNHADVKLTHEEGYYPIVDRNFRRNGITISTNSIITHGSIMVGNEEWMHMNGEDNQMDHLNITKAKRIGNNPLNANSSSGRNAHSALAGGGASVVGNANSSNHASASANTNTNASASAKKKGNYYAPASHLRDHCGVGSISTSISRAGGFGGASISAHHGNLQGLQSDTGVQHPLHVKNDAMRDRSTDEGTVGRSYDWNNERSTSYAPPSFCRNTNETKNALTNFFDAVESGALNQSGRAAIPGAFANSGNEQDVENLFSRIGYQKQSDVKNHKEKIIPSPMTTDRPSHSGSTANHVKNGNTFDMYSNASQFGRLKSLGTMEILSEGFPNREVPNREVPNREAPNGEMPNGGISSGGIPSACSGGAHGFSHFMNKSGEGDAHQKVASPMAGSSSKNVNMVENHLPHKNVPLMQTTRNSNLLHSIVYNPSKLLINKHIHTSSNKCMNGKVKMMNSGNSGPHSNNNSIGNLWGDYRPSGNPPSVGSPNLTQADNENRKYLNVVGNNSSGGISMSYRKGNNNPPTDGKVKNKMAVPSLMASGEKVNLTSSPIEECSNVVMGTHGGGITHAAISGATNCASSSPNEQNVGVPFSRVVGVGVGAAAAVGTAAAAAAGGVPFYITESNPPRGGNYPNGGNHEKLERKNSFSSNGDACGSIRGRTVLHDDGSSGSSTVIESRQLNQQFSEQEQSANGINNGLIVPGTTTYTGGTNGGASISSVPSGGGVVYSTSTNGGTVTSSHMMSSHKMSSFVPNDNLSNILLSQNFNSFFNSARANIQGGGGNSSTLYGSIGGGVPNVNNSNVQGIIIPSKKNELMYSGMKNNLGEGKRNNMCETVSTYCKENSNDASKIGESLFQGGGGGSTGGVPIEGVKDQTSHHLIHPKMTNTNSNKLASYVGSNKMRKDVRTNKMTESHANHSFVSGKMSSGRFNEFSKYIVEERFQGDTNYSLSEQNGGVPFSERKPGIPHYAKGSAGSRCLNGAVSAVGGVSGISGGVGSVVSGVVSGDAKDDGSNVNDLPKENFFPSGGNRVGNQKGPTIPQFRKGFVRNKNVCMKVSNGEAWETTGTRDYKGPLQSGFDDRGGEAAPGVAAASMGGARLFRNHPMNHSRGSGEQRIEDQVGHYGHRAELAAVTVDPERMCKEEDKNNSTKAQERRYAMQAEVLTKRAGSLVQENTVSSSTNSGSSNNGSSNYSGGGGTYDAGGNYVAGSNYVAGGNYVVGGNKVGPQSSYPHASMNNAEINNVIMAMIQNPINCSGGVVANHVRKGAASVGGAGNPIGLASGHMAQSPRSINNDGSAPNDLLLKGKNFEELICSKGYVPSRYPQHAYNNVSTKMASPLQSAPSPQHYGVHSGVQSGVQSGMQSGVQSGLHGSVPNVPLNIPPCASGPAKHNEDLRMGGEKSNLKMPASNINMRNPMSRENPMSRENPMSRENPMSRENPMNRDISTYNSVGGICCNRNSSVVSPTSGAGSANNSLPGRSVESYNYLMSNEQPGNVMQQHALENCTKSRSMLNNSLKMDASKNCVKVRSAHHQSGYAHLVVQPNGDVRKGGPPPLSVGLGVGGAQAALAAPAVGAAGGAMILHNQNGGLSEYAQHYYEQQHQPLQTHSPHQVHPLHHQMHPSCEAERGQHAKYLSNTSDLAIKKKEYENVFRLSKNQLLNLENEIKYLKSLAAYNIKPKDLYFETYEETDVFTYDGGGGVSRGCSAGGGVTSGDYYYYQQQHQGGVSNCVDGGGGLPMGGANQMNGMVTPVGNATGNVCTVSGGARGGVAIAAAGGAAAGAAGAAGGALAEQPPQGGKIKRERRRTKLYTNKFSSKLKYTVIEEGSFGVVYKGWYKGMQVAVKVPVDKMARQDPYGLTKRSINEWKILSKCNHPNIIKLCGGIIHSYFDIWLVTKLVNGLDLHTIKNNMKKDDKVMSIDVSLKMCRQLANVINFLHTPIKNKKNVIIHRDIKPENLIIDSEWNIHLCDFGDSEECEDGIVTNVSGATWIYAPPELLTCHPLKQSSDYNFLDHTKLSYKWDIWSMGCVFQEMMNLPSPFQHYIITFDESDQIYEKLVDVFTRKLPPCIHSKIENSPFADIIRLCLNYDPNLRPTASEIVQLLNQPDEYLLLKRA; encoded by the exons atgcaaagATTTAACAAAACGAATGTGTTCCAAAGAAACCAAA AAACCAAAAATGATTTTCGGAAAATGAACAAAGCCTCGCCAGCTACGTATTTAGAAGATTGCCTTTTGCGTGGAGTTGAGCGGGAGGACCTCCAAAAGGTGCACGAACAGCTGGTGAAAGAGGAGCAGTACGATCGGGAAGAGatagaagaaggagaagtagaagaaggcggagaaggtggagaagacgaagaaaacgaagaggacgaagaaaacgaagaaggcGAGACATCACTCAACATCCCGCACTGCAGTAGCACGAACACTCACCGAGACAGTAGGAACGACTTCATTGGAGGAAATCCTCCCATACATGGGGGCAGCGGAAATGAATATATGCTAAACTACTTGAATgcctacataaataaaaatataaggcACAGTAAAACACCAGAAAATAATAACCAATCAAATTTCTTGACTAGCCAAAGTGTAGAAAACATGAGGAGTGGAAACCCTACCAACGTCACAGTTATTGACAGTAACAAACAGCACatgagaaatttttttaaagatagAGATAAGGGTAAGCCTTTACATGATGCACAGGCTGCAGCCAACCTTCGCTACATGCTAATCCCAAATGAGAAGGAACGGGAGGAAAATTCCAACTGGGAGGTACACAAAGAAAATTCCAACTGGGAGGTACACaaagaaaatgcaaactGGGAGGTACACAAAGAAAATTCCAACTGGGAGGAACGTATAAGTAATTTCATACACACGGAACTAGAAAGCGGCTCCGTGGACAATAGGGTGTATGTGTCTAACAGGAGCAGCCTGATGAATGGATCGAATTGTTCAGACCAACGAATGAAGAAGTCACACGATTGGGGGAGAGCAGCAGCCGTGATGGCGGAGGACGTGGGGAATATCTTTGTCAATAAATTTGCTCCAGGCGTGACGGGAATCGCCACCGGCGGTTTGAGGCACCCGAGTAGCATGCGCAACGTCCAGAACGGCCCCGCGAATGGACGCAATGCGAATGGACGCAATGCGAATGGACGCAATGCGAATGAACCCAATCCGAACGAACTCAACCCGAACGAACCCAACCCGAACGAACCCAACCCGAACAACGCCATAGAGTGCGAAAACCACAAGCTATCACCGAGTGGAAATGAAAACGTCTCCCCGATTGAGAGGCCGAGCGAGTGCGACAAGCCGCAGGGGATCATCCACAACAGcgttggagaaaaaagcgCGAAATGGGTGGTACCCCCCCCCAGtatgaaggaagaagaagaagaagacccTACTATACTAAGCGccagtgaaaaaataaactatgataacaaaaaggggaaggaaagtGAACTACCCCCAGTAATAACTAATTCAAATCAATGGATGAGAGgacaagggaaggaaaattatCGAAGCTTTCTCtatgtaattaataaaagaatggaaatattttccaaagaTAGAAATGTCATTGCTGtggaaaatatgtacaagCCGGGGTTCCAATCTGGGAATGTATCACTTAGTCATAACAACCCCATGTATGTGAGCAACACTGATAAGGGACCCACTTTGGGAAACACGAAACTGAGTTCagggggaagggaagaaggccCTATTGATAACGCGGGCCTATCCACTGTTAATGCTAATTGTCATGGAGGCTTCGTACATAACGAGCCAAACGAAAGTTACCAAAAAACAAACGTGAAAAGGGTGCAACCAGAACAACGGCAACATATGCTACAGCAATGTTATGATGAAAATGCAACTCTTGGTGGTACTCCGGGGTTCTATTCCCGCCGGGGTTCCTTCGCAGAGGGGGGAGCACATCCGAGTGGGTTGTTGGATTACCACGGGGGGAACCTCTCCGTGGATACCAACGCAATGAGGGATTTGGAAATGCTGGGAGGCCAGGGAAGCAGCGCATCAGATAACTACCCCTACAGTGGCAGCTCGGGCAACAATATAAGTAATTACTGCGATGACGACCCTCCCGAGATGGTTAAATTAAATGGCGTGACTTTTTCCAGCCACGTGGATATGCTAAGTGAAGAGTTAAACTTTATCGAGGAGGGACTAGTGGGTCACCAGAAGGAAGGAGGCCCaaataatttccattttgttcagaaggagaagaaaatagGAAGTCCCCGCGGTGGCGACTATGGTGAGCATGGAGGGGTTGGAGGTAATGACGGACTTGGCACCCCTGTCAATATTGGCCACCCTGTCGATGTTGGCCACCCTGTCGATGTTGGCCACCCTGTCGATGTTGGCCACCCTGTCGATGTTGGCCACCCTGTCGATGTTGGCCACCCTCTCGACCACGGGGCGCACACCGACATGACCGAATCGCAGTGTGCAAATTACGCATTCGAAAAGGGAGTTGGAGCTGTCACGAGCacaggggaggaggaggatagCGGCACCAACCGGAACAGTGCAGGTGCAAACGAAAACTGCTCCAGTAGCAGGAGAACTAGCCACGACCACAGTTATAATAATAACGACCCGTTTAATGTGGATGCCTTTGCAGGGGACCCATTCATTGTCGATCCCTTTCGCAACGACCCATTTGGGAGCGACCCCTTTGCGGGcgaccctttttttaatgaccAGTCTGGGAAGGACGGGTTGTGTCTAAACCAGGTAGGCACGTACAGTGAGCACAACGAGTATTATGCCAACATGCACGACGGAGACGGCGTCGGCAATGGCGACGGCAATGACAATGCGATCGACAACGCGATTGACAGTACGATCGACCATGTTAACAACAACGCGACGCTGAATGACGATTATGTTTTTCCATCGAGTGGAAAGAACCACCATGACTTAGAAGACGGCGTTGCCCCACAAAACAGTCAGGCCCAGTTTGACAACGGAGGAGGCTACCTCTTCGCAGGCAGCAGCATCAATAACAGGTGTGTGTCAGTAAAGGAGGTGTGTAAGGGTGGAAACACATTCGCCAGCTCGGCCAGTGGTCCCAACCATGATGATTTCATTTGCGAGAACTTGAGTAATGATCATGTCGAAACGGTGAACGCGAGTGAAAACTCATGTCACCTGCACCATGAAAGTGACAGCAGTGACGGGGTTGGGAGTCGAGGCAAAGGCAGCAAGGGGAGCAGCAAGGGAAGCAGCAACGGTAGGAGGAGCCACGATAGCAGTACTACTGGCGGGGAGGGGGACAGAAGATTGTTCAGTAACACGCACTCTGGGAGGGCCCCAAATTTCtcgcaaaggaaaaatgcaaatgatGGGCATGCAAATGGCGGCTGTGCAAATGACGGCTGTGCAAATGGCGGCCGTGCAAATGAGGAGGACCTACTCCGCACTGCTGCGACAAGGGAAAGTAGCCACTTCAGTTTTAACAGCTGTGTTATCCATGTGAAGGGAGATAATACCCCCCGAAATGAGTCACATCCGGTGGGGAATCCCCTCGTCAGTGAAGACCAGGCGGCAGTGCCTGTAGCGGGAGGAGGTGGCGCCTCTTGCCTGGAGGATGAATTTCCACTCACAAGGCAGAAAATTGAAAGGGCCGTTATTACCCCCATAGATGGTGGTGGGTCTGATATGGTCGGCAGTGATAGATCTGTCGAGTGCACTCGGGGAGAGAGCGGAACggatggaaaaaacgaactCACAGAAGAAATGCTTTCCCGTGTTCTAGAGAAGAAGGGTTTCCAAAACCACGTTAAGGAAGAAGTAAGTAACAAGGAGCAGCATGCCATTGGGAGGAACTCATTCGATGATAGATCTTTTGGGAGCAATCCCAGCCGCGTGCAAAAACACAACCACGCAGATGTCAAGTTAACCCACGAAGAAGGGTACTACCCCATCGTGGATCGTAATTTTCGTAGAAACGGAATCACCATAAGTACAAATAGTATTATTACCCATGGAAGCATCATGGTCGGCAATGAAGAATGGATGCACATGAATGGGGAGGACAATCAGATGGACCACCTTAACATCACTAAAGCAAAGAGGATAGGCAATAACCCCCTAAACGCCAACAGTAGCAGCGGAAGAAATGCCCACAGCGCCTTGGCAGGAGGGGGTGCCAGTGTTGTCGGGAATGCGAACAGTTCAAATCATGCGAGTGCGAGTGCGAATACGAATACGAATGCAAGTGCGAGtgcgaagaagaaggggaattACTACGCCCCTGCGAGTCATTTGAGGGATCATTGTGGCGTGGGCTCGATTAGCACCAGCATTAGCCGTGCTGGAGGCTTTGGCGGCGCCTCAATTTCTGCCCATCATGGCAACTTGCAGGGACTCCAAAGTGACACTGGGGTGCAGCACCCTTTGCACGTGAAGAACGACGCCATGCGAGACAGGAGCACTGACGAGGGAACCGTCGGACGATCCTACGACTGGAACAATGAACGAAGCACCAGTTATGCCCCCCCCTCATTTTGCAGAAACACTAATGAAACGAAAAACGCGTTaacgaatttttttgatGCTGTCGAATCGGGTGCTTTGAACCAAAGCGGAAGGGCAGCCATACCAGGAGCATTTGCCAACAGCGGCAACGAACAGGACGTTGAAAATCTTTTTTCACGCATCGGGTATCAGAAGCAGAGTGATGTGAAGAACCATAAGGAGAAAATCATCCCCTCCCCGATGACGACCGATCGTCCCAGTCATAGTGGCAGCACTGCGAACCATGTGAAGAATGGAAACACGTTTGATATGTATAGCAATGCGAGTCAGTTCGGCAGGTTGAAGAGTTTGGGCACGATGGAGATCCTGAGTGAGGGGTTCCCAAACAGGGAAGTCCCCAACAGGGAAGTCCCCAACAGGGAagccccaaatggggaaatgcCAAATGGTGGCATCTCCAGTGGTGGCATCCCCAGTGCGTGCAGCGGAGGCGCCCACGGCTTCAGCCACTTCATGAACAAAAGTGGCGAGGGCGATGCGCACCAGAAGGTGGCTAGTCCAATGGCAGGGTCTTCCtcgaaaaatgtaaacatgGTAGAGAATCACCTACCCCACAAGAACGTCCCCCTCATGCAAACCACCAGAAATAGTAACCTCCTACATTCCATTGTCTATAACCCGAGCAAGCTGCTCATTAATAAGCACATTCACACCAGTAGTAATAAGTGTATGAACGGCAAGgtgaaaatgatgaataGTGGAAATAGCGGCCCGCATAGTAACAACAATAGCATAGGTAACCTTTGGGGAGATTATCGACCTAGTGGTAATCCTCCAAGTGTGGGTAGCCCCAACTTAACACAAGCCGATAACGAAAACAGAAAATACCTGAACGTTGTAGGAAACAACAGTAGTGGTGGTATATCTATGTCATACAGAAAGGGGAATAATAATCCGCCTACAGATGGTAaagtgaaaaacaaaatggcagtCCCATCGTTGATGGCCAGTGGTGAGAAGGTAAATTTGACGAGCAGCCCAATTGAAGAATGCAGTAACGTCGTTATGGGTACCCACGGAGGAGGGATCACACACGCAGCGATTAGTGGGGCCACCAACTGTGCCAGCAGCTCgccaaatgaacaaaacgtGGGTGTGCCTTTCAGTAGAGTAGTAGGAGTAGGAgtaggagcagcagcagcagtaggaacagcagcagcagcagcagcaggaggagtcCCCTTTTACATCACGGAAAGCAACCCCCCCCGCGGGGGTAATTACCCAAACGGTGGCAACCACGAGAAattggagagaaaaaattcgtTCAGCAGCAACGGAGACGCCTGTGGCAGCATAAGAGGGAGAACTGTGCTTCACGATGATGGCAGCAGCGGTAGCAGTACGGTGATAGAATCGAGGCAACTCAACCAACAGTTTAGCGAACAAGAACAGAGTGCAAATGGGATCAACAACGGGTTGATAGTCCCTGGAACGACGACATACACAGGGGGTACCAATGGTGGTGCGTCCATCTCGTCTGTACCATCAGGCGGAGGGGTCGTCTACTCCACATCCACCAATGGAGGAACAGTGACCTCCTCGCATATGATGTCCAGCCATAAAATGAGCAGCTTTGTACCTAATGACAATCTGAGTAACATCCTGTTGAGCCAAAATTTTAACAGCTTTTTTAATAGCGCCCGAGCGAACATacaaggaggaggggggaacAGCAGCACTCTGTATGGAAGCATCGGCGGAGGTGTCCCCAACGTGAATAACTCCAATGTGCAGGGTATTATCATCCCCTCGAAGAAGAACGAACTTATGTACAGTGGTATGAAGAACAACctgggggaaggaaaaagaaacaacatGTGCGAAACGGTTAGTACCTACTGCAAGGAGAACTCAAACGATGCCTCCAAAATAGGGGAAAGTCTCTttcaaggaggaggaggaggctcCACGGGTGGTGTACCCATCGAAGGTGTGAAGGATCAGACATCACATCACCTGATCCACCCCAAAATGACAAACACGAACAGTAACAAGCTTGCTAGTTATGTTGGCAGCAATAAAATGAGGAAGGATGTAAggacaaataaaatgacGGAGTCACATGCTAATCACTCATTTGTGAGTGGAAAAATGAGTAGCGGCAGGTTTAATGAGTTCTCGAAGTATATTGTGGAGGAGCGTTTTCAAGGGGACACGAATTACAGCTTGAGTGAGCAGAACGGGGGGGTGCCATTTAGTGAGAGGAAGCCCGGCATCCCGCACTATGCAAAAGGTAGCGCCGGTAGCAGATGCTTGAATGGCGCCGTTAGCGCAGTTGGCGGTGTTAGCGGTATTAGCGGCGGAGTTGGTAGTGTCGTGAGTGGCGTCGTGAGCGGAGATGCCAAGGACGATGGCAGTAATGTAAACGATTTGCcgaaggaaaattttttccccagtGGAGGCAACCGAGTAGGTAATCAAAAGGGACCTACCATCCCCCAGTTTCGAAAAGGTTTTGTGCGCAACAAGAATGTCTGTATGAAGGTTAGCAATGGCGAAGCATGGGAAACCACTGGGACGAGGGACTATAAGGGTCCTCTGCAAAGCGGGTTCGACGatagaggaggagaagcagcgcCTGGTGTGGCGGCTGCCTCCATGGGCGGGGCTCGACTCTTCCGGAACCACCCGATGAATCACAGCAGAGGTAGCGGCGAACAGAGAATCGAGGACCAGGTGGGTCACTACGGACACAGGGCTGAACTCGCTGCGGTAACGGTAGACCCCGAAAGAATGtgcaaagaagaagataaaaataatagtaCTAAGGCCCAAGAGAGGAGGTACGCCATGCAGGCCGAGGTGCTAACGAAGCGGGCGGGTAGCCTGGTTCAGGAAAACACGGTTAGTAGCAGCACCAACAGTGGTAGCAGTAACAACGGCAGTAGCAACTATAGCGGCGGGGGAGGCACCTACGATGCTGGCGGAAATTACGTTGCTGGGAGCAATTACGTTGCTGGCGGCAATTACGTTGTTGGCGGCAACAAGGTGGGCCCCCAGAGTTCCTACCCCCATGCCAGCATGAACAATGCAGAAATTAACAACGTCATAATGGCCATGATACAGAACCCAATCAATTGCAGCGGAGGTGTCGTAGCGAACCACGTTAGGAAGGGAGCAGCATCTGTCGGCGGGGCAGGAAACCCTATCGGACTAGCCTCAGGTCACATGGCGCAGAGCCCAAGGAGCATCAACAACGATGGCAGCGCTCCAAACGATTTGTTactgaagggaaaaaattttgaggaGCTGATATGCAGCAAGGGCTACGTTCCGAGTAGGTACCCGCAGCATGCGTATAACAATGTGAGTACGAAAATGGCTAGCCCGCTTCAGAGTGCGCCAAGTCCCCAGCACTATGGAGTGCATAGCGGTGTGCAGAGCGGCGTGCAGAGCGGGATGCAGAGCGGCGTGCAGAGCGGCCTGCATGGCAGTGTCCCTAACGTGCCGCTTAACATCCCCCCCTGTGCAAGCGGCCCCGCCAAACACAACGAAGATTTAAGAATgggtggagaaaaaagtaaCTTAAAGATGCCAGCCAGCAACATCAACATGAGGAACCCGATGAGTAGAGAGAACCCGATGAGTAGAGAGAACCCGATGAGTAGAGAGAACCCGATGAGTAGAGAGAACCCCATGAATAGAGACATTTCGACGTACAACTCCGTGGGGGGTATTTGTTGCAATAGGAACAGCAGTGTGGTCTCCCCGACGAGCGGAGCGGGAAGCGCCAACAACAGCCTGCCCGGTCGAAGTGTTGAATCATATAATTACCTGATGAGCAACGAGCAGCCAGGAAATGTGATGCAACAACACGCGCTAGAGAACTGCACAAAAAGCAGGAGCATGTTGAATAATAGCTTGAAAATGGATGCTAGTAAAAACTGCGTAAAGGTGAGGAGTGCGCATCATCAGAGTGGTTATGCGCACCTCGTGGTGCAGCCCAACGGGGACGTGCGAAAGGGAGGGCCACCTCCCCTGTCGGTTGGGCTAGGAGTGGGGGGTGCTCAAGCAGCCTTGGCAGCACCTGCTGTAGGAGCGGCAGGAGGGGCAATGATTTTGCATAACCAGAATGGAGGCCTCAGCGAGTACGCACAACATTACTATGAGCAGCAACATCAACCCCTGCAGACGCACTCTCCTCATCAGGTGCACCCCCTTCACCACCAAATGCATCCTTCATGCGAAGCCGAGCGTGGGCAGCACGCCAAGTACCTGTCGAACACCAGTGACTTGGCCATCAAAAAGAAGGAGTACGAAAATGTGTTCAGGTTATCCAAAAATCAGCTTTTAAATTTGgagaatgaaataaaatatttaaaatcgCTAGCTGCGTACAATATAAAGCCGAAGGACCTGTACTTTGAGACATACGAAGAGACGGATGTTTTTACTTACGACGGTGGTGGTGGGGTCAGCAGAGGGTGCAGTGCTGGTGGTGGGGTCACTAGTGGAGATTACTACTATTACCAGCAGCAGCATCAAGGCGGAGTGAGTAATTGTGTAGATGGTGGTGGTGGCCTACCCATGGGAGGTGCTAATCAAATGAACGGCATGGTAACCCCAGTTGGGAACGCGACGGGGAATGTCTGCACTGTGAGTGGCGGCGCCAGGGGAGGGGTAGCAATAGCAGCAGcgggaggagcagcagcggGAGCAGCGGGAGCAGCGGGAGGAGCGCTGGCGGAGCAGCCCCCCCAgggtgggaaaataaaaagagaaaggagGAGAACAAAACTGTACACGAACAAATTTAGCAGCAAGTTAAAATACACAGTGATTGAGGAAGGGTCATTCGGAGTAGTGTACAAAGGATGGTACAAAGGAATGCAAGTAGCTGTGAAGGTACCAGTAGATAAAATGGCTAGACAGGACCCCTACGGATTAACAAAAAGATCCATTAATGAGTGGAAAATACTTTCTAAATGTAATCACccaaatataattaaattatgtgGTGGAATCATACATAGCTATTTTGACATTTGGCTAGTCACCAAGCTAGTAAACGGATTAGATTTGcacacaataaaaaataatatgaagaaagaTGACAAAGTTATGAGCATTGATGTATCTTTGAAAATGTGCAGACAGCTAGCCaatgttataaattttttacatacccctataaaaaataaaaaaaatgtaatcatCCATAGGGATATAAAGCcagaaaatttaattattgaTAGTGAATGGAATATACACCTTTGTGATTTTGGAGATTCAGAAGAGTGTGAGGATGGAATCGTAACGAATGTGTCAGGTGCCACATGGATTTATGCTCCGCCAGAATTATTAACTTGTCACCCTTTGAAACAGAGTAGCGACTATAACTTTTTGGACCATACGAAATTATCCTATAAATGGGACATTTGGTCCATGGGATGTGTATTTCAGGAAATGATGAATTTACCATCTCCCTTTCAACATTATATTATCACTTTTGATGAATCGGATCAGATTTATGAGAAACTAGTGGATGTTTTCACGAGGAAGTTACCTCCCTGTATTCATTCCAAGATTGAGAACTCTCCCTTTGCTGATATCATTCGTCTGTGTTTAAACTATGACCCGAATTTGCGACCCACGGCATCCGAAATCGTTCAGTTGCTTAACCAGCCGGATGAGTACCTGCTGCTGAAGAGGGCTTAG